In Cyclobacteriaceae bacterium, the DNA window CTAAGGATATAATCTATCAGCACGGAAGAAGATCGTCCCGCACCCAGGATCAGAATAGAATCCATCATTTTGAAATTTTCCTCAATTTATCCTGAATTTAGGATTGATTTTTCATTCTCAACGGAATGCTTTAACTTTCTTATCCGGCTTTAAAAAAAGTCTGTTTTTATGAAAGGCTTGTCATTCTTTGATCAACTGGAAGACCTTGATGCTGAATCCAAATATTTGATTCATAAGGCAAAGGAAGCTACTCAACTATCCTATTCTCCTTATTCAAAATTTGAGGTAGGTGCAGCATTGCTGCTGGAAGATGGAACTGTTGTGCTTGGAGCAAATCAGGAAAACGCCTCTTATCCTCTTTGCATGTGCGCGGAACGTGTTGCCTTATACGCGGCCGCGTCTCAACATCCCGGAAAGAAAATTAAAAAACTTGCAGTAGTGGCGCACAAAAGAAAACACAAGGAACTTATCGGCGCTACAGCTTGCGGGGCGTGCCGTCAGGTGATGTTTGAATACGAAACTCGCCAAAAAAGCAAAATAGAGATTGTCATGCTTGCGCCTGATATGAAATGGATGGTAGGTAATTCAACTGAAACACTCCTTCCACTAAGTTTTGGCGCATCCAGTCTTGAATAATTCAATGGAAGAAAAAAAGGTATCGTTCCAGTTTAACGCACGATATTACAAGACAGGGATTTTGAATAACTCCACTAGCCAGGTATGGATCGTCATTCATGGTTATGGTCAGCTGGCTCAATACTTCATAAAGAAATTTCAAAAACTGACAGAGAAAGACATTTGCATCCTTGCTCCAGAGGGTCTCTCACGATTTTATTTATCAGATCTCACTCAACAAGGCCGACCTGATAACAAAGTAGGTGCTACCTGGATGACGCGGGAAAATCGTCTGATGGATATCGATAATTATCTTGAATATCTTGATCACGTTTATGAGACTGAATTAAAGTCCTTTCCCAATGTAAAAGTTACACTTTTGGGATTTTCACAGGGATGTGCAACTGTTTGCAGGTGGGCAGCTCACGGCAATATAAAATTTGAAAAACTTATTCTGTGGGCTGGACTCTTTCCACCCGATATGAATTTTGATGCAGGGCATAAAGCACTGACTTCAAAAAAAACTTATATGGTGGTCGGTGATGAAG includes these proteins:
- the cdd gene encoding cytidine deaminase, which encodes MKGLSFFDQLEDLDAESKYLIHKAKEATQLSYSPYSKFEVGAALLLEDGTVVLGANQENASYPLCMCAERVALYAAASQHPGKKIKKLAVVAHKRKHKELIGATACGACRQVMFEYETRQKSKIEIVMLAPDMKWMVGNSTETLLPLSFGASSLE
- a CDS encoding alpha/beta hydrolase yields the protein MEEKKVSFQFNARYYKTGILNNSTSQVWIVIHGYGQLAQYFIKKFQKLTEKDICILAPEGLSRFYLSDLTQQGRPDNKVGATWMTRENRLMDIDNYLEYLDHVYETELKSFPNVKVTLLGFSQGCATVCRWAAHGNIKFEKLILWAGLFPPDMNFDAGHKALTSKKTYMVVGDEDHFVTLERIAEFDTLAAKLNIQPEKITFKGKHEINEEILLQLI